CGCCGGTGCCACAGGCATGCGACATCATAAGGTTGCGCTGCAGCGTCTCCAAATTCTCATTAGAGATGGTGGTGTTGCAAAGCGCGCCAAAGCCCGTGTTTATGCCATAGACCGGCTTTTGCGCAGCTTTCAAGTGCTGGTGCAAAAACGTATGCGCCCGCACCACCAGTTGTTCGGCCTCTTCAGAAAGGGCCAGTTGCGTGGAGCCCTGCAGCACCTGTTTTATCTGTGCAAGGGAAAGGGGCTGGGGAGAAATTAGGTGCTGCTGGGCCATTTTATGCGGTTGCGTTAGGGGATAACGTTTGAAGGATCTGCTCTAAGCTAAGGCTTTGCTGCTCGCCGGTGCGCATGTTGCGCAAATTCAGCAATCCGCTGGCCATTTCCTCAGAGCCAATCAACACCACATACGGGATCTGTTTCTGGTCTGCGTAGGCCATTTGCTTTTTTAGCTTAGTTGAATCTGGGTATAGCTCCGTAGAGATGTCAGCCGCCCGCAATTGTTGCAATACCGGCAGGGCGTACCGCATGGAGACCTCGTCAAAGTTAGCGATCAGTACTTGCGTAATGGTCTGGCTTTCCTGCGGGAACAGGTTAAGCTCTTCCAGCACATCAAAGATGCGGTCTACCCCAAAGGAGAAACCAACGCCCGAAACGCCTGGCAAGCCAAACATTCCGGTCAGGTTATCATACCGGCCACCGCCACTGATGCTGCCCATCTGCACGTTGTTGACTTTTACCTCAAAGATACAGCCGGTGTAATAGGAGAGTCCCCGGGCCAAGGTCACGTCAAGTTCAATTTTGGCGTTACGGAGCTGAAAGCTTTCCAGGAATGTCAGCATCTGCCGGATGTCCTGCACCCCGCGCTGGCCTTCCTCGGAGCCTACCATCAAACGGTCCAGCTGCGGAAGCAGGTCCACTACGTTTCCGGTAAGACCCAGGATGGGCTGGAGCTGGGTGATAGCTTCTTCCGTGATTCCTTTTTGGCGGAGTTCCTCGTTCACGGCTTCCTGGCCCACCTTGTCCAGCTTGTCAATGGCCACGCACAGATCCGCTTCACGGCCATTGGCACCAATCACTTCGGCCATGCCGGCCAGCAATCCGCGGTGGTTAAACTTGATGGTAAAATCGTCCAGCCCTAAGGTGCTCAGCACCTCGTCCATCATGAGAATAATCTCGGCTTCGCAGAGCAAGGAATTGGTGCCCACCACATCGGCATCGCACTGGTAAAACTCCCGATACCGTCCCCGTTGGGGGCGGTCGGCGCGCCATACGGGCTGGATCTGGTAACGCTTAAACGGGAAGGCAATCTCATTGCGGTTCATGACCACGTAGCGCGCAAAAGGCACTGTGAGATCATAGCGCAGGGCTTTCTCCGCTATTCTGCGGGTAAGCGGCTTATAGCCGGCTTCCAGGTCCGGGGCAGTGACCTTGCTCAGGAAATCGCCGGAGTTCAGGATCTTGAAGATAAGCTGATCTCCCTCATCACCGTACTTGCCGGTGAGCACTGACAGGTTCTCCATGGCTGGGGTTTCCAGCGGAAGGAACCCAAATTTCTCAAAGGTGCGCTTGATGACGGAAAAAATATGGTTGCGTTTCACCACCGTGGCCGGCCCGAAATCACGGGTGCCCTTGGGGATGGAAGGTTTGTCTTTGCTCATAGGTTTTAATCTGAACCGCGAAGATAGCAAATTCAGCCATGCGAAAGGTCGCCCCACCTATAGCCTTCCATTCCTGTTTTAGGCCTGTTTTGAGAAAAACGGCTTAAAAACGCCCGGAATGGAAAATGACCAGGAAAGAAACAACTTTTGAATGCACAGAACCAGGAATTACCCTTTAAGATTAGAAACGGAGTCAGAAGGGAAATCTTCTTCCTTCTTAGGCGCAAACAGCAGCAAGGAAATTACAAAGGAGAACAGTAAAACCCCGTCCCGTCGCTGGAAGATTGATTCTGTGATGCAGCAGAGCCCCATGGTAAGCACCATACAGAAAAGGAGGTAGTTGTTCTGTCGGAACGCGTACACCAGGATGCCAAACAGCATGGAAAAGAAGAAAACCATACCCGGGAAACCCAAGGCCACCCCGGTATCCAGGAACTGGTTGTGGGCATTCAATTCCAGGTCCAGTCCCTCTTTGAACTGCAATTCTTTGTAGGCCGCCATTAACGCATTCTGACGGTCACCC
This Rufibacter radiotolerans DNA region includes the following protein-coding sequences:
- the hisS gene encoding histidine--tRNA ligase → MSKDKPSIPKGTRDFGPATVVKRNHIFSVIKRTFEKFGFLPLETPAMENLSVLTGKYGDEGDQLIFKILNSGDFLSKVTAPDLEAGYKPLTRRIAEKALRYDLTVPFARYVVMNRNEIAFPFKRYQIQPVWRADRPQRGRYREFYQCDADVVGTNSLLCEAEIILMMDEVLSTLGLDDFTIKFNHRGLLAGMAEVIGANGREADLCVAIDKLDKVGQEAVNEELRQKGITEEAITQLQPILGLTGNVVDLLPQLDRLMVGSEEGQRGVQDIRQMLTFLESFQLRNAKIELDVTLARGLSYYTGCIFEVKVNNVQMGSISGGGRYDNLTGMFGLPGVSGVGFSFGVDRIFDVLEELNLFPQESQTITQVLIANFDEVSMRYALPVLQQLRAADISTELYPDSTKLKKQMAYADQKQIPYVVLIGSEEMASGLLNLRNMRTGEQQSLSLEQILQTLSPNATA